The Geobacter metallireducens GS-15 region TGACCAGCTTAATGATCGGGCTCGTATCGGCGGAGATCTTCTCCATGGAGAGGATCTCCTCACCCGTCTCGTTCTCCCGCACGAGTTGGAGCATGAAGTCCTCGGAAACTTCCTTGAGGACCCGGCTCGTGGCCTCTCCTTTTTTCAGGATGGCGGAAATCGCCGATTCAGTGGCCAATTTAATGATAAGAGGCCGATCGAGGAGCAGTTCAAGCTCGTCAAGTTTTATGACATCGGTGGGATCAGAGATGAGGATGACAAGGCTGTTGTCCTGCTCCTCCAAGGGAACAAATCGGAACCGGTAAATGGCATCGGGAGGAAGCGCGTTGAGAATTGCCTCGTTGGGGCGCAGTCCCCGGGCATCGACGTACTCCAAGCCGAATTGCTCCGCCAGGGACTCCGCCAGGGACTCTTCGGTAATGAAGCCTTCCTCGACACATATCTCCCCGAAACGCTTTGCGGTCGCCTTCAGTCTTTCGACGACGAAGGGAAGGTCATCGGTTCTCAATGACCCGCGTTCGATAAGAATTTCGCCGATATTCTTCCTTTTAAAGACATGCTTCATAATGGTTTGATCCGATCAGGCCCTGTGCCCGCAATTAGTCTCCGACCCTTGATTATCCAACTGTCCCAGCGATCTTGAATACCGGAAGATACATGGTAATGATGATGACGCCGACCACCAGCCCCATGACAATCATAATGGCGGGTTCGATGGCAGTGGTAAGGAGATGAAGCCGTGCATCGATATCACTTTCAAAATATTCCGAGATGTCGCTCAACATCTCCTCCAGAGATCCGGTCGTCTCTCCTACCCCGAGCATGCGGAGCGCCAGAGGTGGCATGAATTTTACCGACTCGATGGCATTGGAGAGGCTCATCCCCTCCTCCACCTTAACAACCGCCTGGAGAAGCCTTCTTTCGAGAACCACATTATTAAGCGTGCCGACCGACATCTTCAGCGACTCCACGATAGGAATACCGCTGCCGATGACCGTTGCGAGAGTGCGGGTAAAGGAAGCAACGGCAAACTTCGAGAAAACCTCACCAATAAAAGGGAGGCGAATCCTGAGATCGTCAACCCAGAAGCGCCCCCGCTCGGTTGCGGCCCATCGACGCAGGGCCATGACAACGGCACCGATCAATGCAATAACAAAGAGAATGTAGTGTTTGAGTGTTGAGGAGAACGAGATCAAAATCCTTGTGGGGAGCGGCAATTGCGAACCGGCATCGGCATAAACCTGGCTGAAGGTCGGGACCACGTACACCAGCAGGAAAGCAATCGCGATGGTTGCCACGGTAACAAGAATCGATGGATAGACGAGGGCTGAGACGAATCTTTTCCGCACTTCCTCTACCCTCTTCAGAAAAGCGATGTAACGCCTGATGGTAAGGGGAAGGTCTCCTGTCCGTTCGCCGGCCCTGACGGAAGCAACATAGAGATGGGGAAACGCCTTAGGATACTTTTCCAAGGCATCGGAAAGAGCCATGCCTCCTTTGACGTTCTCGCGGACTTCCTTGAGAATATCCGCGAGTTGCCCTCGATCAAAGCGCTCTAGAATGGTATCCAGTGCTTGTATGATTGGTAGGCCGGCCTTGATGAGAACCAGCAGTTCCTGGTTCAAGGTCAGAAGGGTCTTGTTGTCCACCCTCCTATTGCGTCCGCCCCTTTCCCACAAAAACTGCAACGGCTTTTTTTTTACTTCAAAGACAAAAAAACCCTGTTCCTCCAGACTGACGCGAAGGATTTCGGGATTTACCGCTTCAAATTCCTTGACAATGATTCTGCCTTCTGTGGAGCCAAGCTTGCAAGTGTAGAGAGCCATAGGTCTTTCTTAACACAACAGAATCAAAACATAAACAAAAAACCAAATAGATACGCAGTTTTAGCGTATTCTTAACATTCCGTGGCATCAACTATTGCAGTTCATTTTTCGTGACATGATAAACAGATTTTCGACAGGGGAAGACGCAGATGATAACGCTCCTGTTCCTGATTGCCAGGATTCTTAACGTGCATGGCATGGCAGGTGATGGCACAGGTAATGGTCCCGTCCTCAGCCAAAGGGAGACTTTCTCGGTTCATCTCCGGTTTCATGCCGATGCCGTGGCCGAACTCCATGCCGTGACACTGCCTGCAGAGAGCCACCTGGTTGGTGAGGAGCTGTCTTTTGGTTGCATTAGCAACAAAAAAACTTCCCAGTTTTTCCTTGGGGAGTACATGGCAGACCCCACAACTCTCGGGAGAGGTGTGGGGATTGACTGCGCCATCCGGAACCTCCGGCGCGGCAATCCCTGTTCCCGAGAGAACAAGCACCGCAACGCAAGCCCCAATTCCCTGCTTCACGAATGACATCGCCTGGCACCTCTGTGGGTCTAGTAAACCTTGGGATTGTGATCGACACCATGACAGGAAAGGTAGCATTCGCCCCGGAATGTCGAAATACCCTTCTCTACAAACTTGAGTTGCCCCTGAGAGTTTGGTGACACTACTGATTTATTGAAGGTAATCAGATACTTATTATCCGGACTCCCGTGGGAGCTGTGACAGGTATAGCATGAAGTTCCTGAGTCGGCACCGTTTCCACCTCCTCT contains the following coding sequences:
- a CDS encoding type II secretion system F family protein; translated protein: MALYTCKLGSTEGRIIVKEFEAVNPEILRVSLEEQGFFVFEVKKKPLQFLWERGGRNRRVDNKTLLTLNQELLVLIKAGLPIIQALDTILERFDRGQLADILKEVRENVKGGMALSDALEKYPKAFPHLYVASVRAGERTGDLPLTIRRYIAFLKRVEEVRKRFVSALVYPSILVTVATIAIAFLLVYVVPTFSQVYADAGSQLPLPTRILISFSSTLKHYILFVIALIGAVVMALRRWAATERGRFWVDDLRIRLPFIGEVFSKFAVASFTRTLATVIGSGIPIVESLKMSVGTLNNVVLERRLLQAVVKVEEGMSLSNAIESVKFMPPLALRMLGVGETTGSLEEMLSDISEYFESDIDARLHLLTTAIEPAIMIVMGLVVGVIIITMYLPVFKIAGTVG